The Vibrio syngnathi DNA window TTCAAACAAGAAGGAGCACCTCATGAATAAGTACCTAATTTTATGTGTCGATGATGAGCCAGAGGTTCTCAACAGTGTCCTTCAAGATTTAGCACCATTTGAAGACCACTTTATTGTTGAAGGAGCCGAGTCGGTCGATGAAGCCAAGCAAGTTATTAAAGAAATGGGACAGGAAGGTATCAAGCTCGCCTTAATCTTGTGTGACCACATCATGCCTGACAAAACGGGCATCGATTTTCTTATCGAACTTAACCAGCACGATTCTACAAAGCCAACACGCAAGCTGCTGCTCACCGGGCAAGCCGGGCTTGAAGATACAGTCACAGCAATTAATAACGCGGCGCTTGATTTTTATATTTCAAAACCTTGGCAAGGCGATCAACTTAGAGACACGATTACTCAACAACTGACAGACTATGTCATTGCTAACGACAAGCAGTTACTAAACTGGACTTCCATCTTAGATACCGAGCGCATACTGACGTCAATGGCAAGCAAGCGAACAAGTTTCGGCGAATAGCAGTTAATACTTGTCGGTAGATAACAGCGAACACTATTGGTACATCACTGTTACCGGCCAATAAAGACGAACCTTGCTGGTGAAGAGTGGTTAGCACGTAGAAGGTGGCGGAAAACGAGTTGCTGCTCAATAATCGCGATTTCCTACCTAAGATGTGAAGTCATTTGCGTACAGCGCGTAAATTAAGTGTGTCTAATCGTTATCAATAACGAGTGAATGGATAATAAATTTTGCCAAATAGCCTTAAAACATGAGATCTCTGTAACAGAGCAGTACTTTACTTGCGTATTTTTTGACTAAATGACAAATGAACAGCATTTTTATGGGTTATTTTTCCGTGAGTTAGATTAAACTGTCTCAATGTTTATGGTTTGCCTGTTTTTTATCAAACCAAAGGGATCAACACTAATAAAGGTTTACGATCGTTATGCGCAAAATTTTACTTACTACCGCTATGCTATTGGCTTCTAGCCAAGCACTAGCTGTCGATGGACAACCAAATGAACAAGCACAAGTAATGAGCAACTTTAGCTACGATTACTTTGACGCACGTATCGGTGCGAGCCCAATTACATTTGGTGGTGCGTTCAGTAAGTCAATCCACCCGAATGCTCACGCAGTAGCGCGTATCGATTCAGAATTTGAAGGCGATTACGACTCTGCTGTCGGTCTTGGTTTCCACGCTCCAATCAACAACTGGGCAGATCTAACGGGTGAAATGCTAGCTCGTATAGTTCAACCATCAGCCAAAAGCTCTCCTGATGTTGGTATGGAATTCAACGTTGGTGTTCGTCAATGGCTTGGCCCACAACTAGAAGTTGGCGGCAAAGGCGGTTACGTTTCTATCGATGATAAAGATGATTGGATTGGTTCTGCTTACGTTCGTTTCCACTCTACAGAACTATTCTCTCTAGGTGCAGAAGTTCGTATCAATGATTTCTACGGTGATCAGTTAATGTTCACGACTCGTTTCAAGCTTTAAGTAAAACGAGAAAGCTCTTAATAAGGGCTTAGCCTTTAAAACGGGCTAGATAGAAACAAAAAAACCGAGGAAATCCCTCGGTTTTTATATATAAACAGTAATCTTATGCATATACAGGCGATATCTTTAGTGACAGCTCTTTAATAATTGCTGCTTGCGTGGCTCTTGTAATAGTTTCCAGTGAATACCATCAATTGCACCCGCAAACTTCCAAAGTAATTTTAGGTCAACATCGTTTCCGTACGCTTCGCGAACCTTATTAAACACTTCAGATGCACCCAACTGCATAAACATTGAAACATCATCCACTCCAGCCTTTTTAACCATGCGTTCTAACGTCAGTTGCATGTTAGGCAAATCCCTTAATCTACGGCTAGCAGATGATTTTTTGAAGCTACGCTGCTGAATTGAATTATCGATTGAAGTACGAATAATACTATCCAATTCAGGATGCTCAGATGTAAAAAGATCCGTGATGTCGTAGTAATTCACGGTTGCTGTCGTCTGCTTTTTTACGTGACGATACTTTTCACAATCAAGCCCCGTCAGCTTTTTATCTAATAACTTCCCACCTCGAATGAATACACAATCTTCACTCAATAAAGCGAACATCGCGTCATTTTGAAAGAGGCCAATACCTC harbors:
- a CDS encoding response regulator; its protein translation is MNKYLILCVDDEPEVLNSVLQDLAPFEDHFIVEGAESVDEAKQVIKEMGQEGIKLALILCDHIMPDKTGIDFLIELNQHDSTKPTRKLLLTGQAGLEDTVTAINNAALDFYISKPWQGDQLRDTITQQLTDYVIANDKQLLNWTSILDTERILTSMASKRTSFGE
- a CDS encoding TfoX/Sxy family DNA transformation protein, with product MTETAFVNYVNQFGEHQKRSMFGGIGLFQNDAMFALLSEDCVFIRGGKLLDKKLTGLDCEKYRHVKKQTTATVNYYDITDLFTSEHPELDSIIRTSIDNSIQQRSFKKSSASRRLRDLPNMQLTLERMVKKAGVDDVSMFMQLGASEVFNKVREAYGNDVDLKLLWKFAGAIDGIHWKLLQEPRKQQLLKSCH